The following coding sequences lie in one Nocardioides sambongensis genomic window:
- a CDS encoding aldehyde dehydrogenase family protein, translating into MSTEADAATSAALAADLIVERLTAGETRWARTPLAERAALLTRFVALVDECAEDWVRIACEIKGLPADSPLVGEEWMSGPWATASYVQALHRTLTVMAEGGDPLAGFDVRRIAGDRIAVDVLPSNPFEWLLLNGFTAQVWMRPGVGEDELVAGQGLGQRTPDDTAGVAAVLGAGNITSIVPSDLLYVLYADNRVAAVKLNPISDPLAEVYRRIFAPFIEIGAIEIVTGGLELGAALIEHPDVAAVHMTGSEATHDAIVWGTGETARANRAAGTPALTKPITSELGGAAPVVVVPGKWSKRDLRFQAQHIATQRLHNGGSNCIAAQVVVLSADWEQKDDFLRELTEALAAAPARLPWYPGTVARADDARRAHPRAVPVGGTAERTLITGLDPADPTEPAFRSEFFGPVLGVTEIPGRGSDFLARAVDFCNDRLRGTLGANIVLHPRTRRALGEGFEDQVARLRYGTIGINVWTGVGYLTANATWGAFPGHPLDDIQSGRGIVHNALLLDGVERTVVRGPFRPSPRSIVHGEWSLAPKPPWFVDNRTATTTGRRLTRFAAHPRWRGLPAIFASALRG; encoded by the coding sequence ATGAGCACCGAGGCGGACGCCGCCACCAGCGCGGCGCTGGCGGCCGACCTGATCGTCGAACGACTCACCGCCGGTGAGACGAGGTGGGCGCGCACCCCGCTGGCCGAGCGGGCAGCGCTGCTGACCCGGTTCGTCGCGCTCGTCGACGAGTGTGCCGAGGACTGGGTCCGGATCGCGTGCGAGATCAAGGGCCTGCCCGCGGACTCACCGCTCGTCGGCGAGGAGTGGATGAGCGGCCCGTGGGCGACCGCGAGCTACGTGCAGGCCCTGCACCGCACCCTCACCGTCATGGCCGAGGGCGGCGACCCGCTCGCCGGGTTCGACGTACGCCGCATCGCCGGTGATCGGATCGCCGTCGACGTCCTGCCGTCCAACCCCTTCGAGTGGCTCCTGCTCAACGGCTTCACCGCGCAGGTCTGGATGCGCCCCGGCGTCGGGGAGGACGAGCTCGTGGCCGGCCAGGGTCTCGGTCAGCGCACCCCCGACGACACCGCGGGCGTGGCGGCCGTCCTGGGGGCGGGCAACATCACCTCGATCGTGCCCAGCGACCTCCTCTACGTGCTGTACGCCGACAACCGTGTCGCCGCGGTCAAGCTCAACCCGATCTCGGACCCGCTGGCCGAGGTGTACCGACGGATCTTCGCGCCGTTCATCGAGATCGGGGCCATCGAGATCGTCACCGGCGGCCTCGAGCTCGGCGCCGCACTGATCGAGCATCCGGACGTCGCGGCGGTGCACATGACCGGCAGTGAGGCCACCCACGATGCGATCGTCTGGGGTACCGGTGAGACCGCCCGCGCCAACCGCGCGGCCGGCACGCCCGCGCTGACCAAGCCGATCACCAGCGAGCTGGGCGGCGCGGCGCCGGTCGTCGTGGTGCCCGGGAAGTGGTCGAAGCGGGACCTGCGGTTCCAGGCCCAGCACATCGCGACCCAGCGGCTGCACAACGGCGGCAGCAACTGCATCGCGGCACAGGTGGTGGTGCTCAGCGCGGACTGGGAGCAGAAGGACGACTTCCTCCGCGAGCTCACGGAGGCCCTGGCTGCGGCTCCTGCGCGGCTGCCGTGGTATCCGGGAACCGTGGCGCGGGCCGACGATGCCCGCCGGGCGCACCCGCGGGCGGTCCCGGTCGGCGGCACCGCCGAGCGCACCCTGATCACCGGCCTGGACCCGGCGGATCCGACGGAGCCCGCCTTCCGCTCCGAGTTCTTCGGGCCGGTGCTCGGCGTCACCGAGATACCCGGCCGCGGGTCGGACTTCCTGGCGCGCGCGGTCGACTTCTGCAACGACCGGCTGCGCGGCACCCTGGGCGCCAACATCGTCCTTCACCCCCGTACCCGCCGGGCGTTGGGCGAGGGCTTCGAGGACCAGGTCGCCCGGCTGCGCTACGGCACGATCGGGATCAACGTGTGGACCGGGGTGGGCTACCTCACCGCGAACGCCACCTGGGGCGCCTTCCCGGGGCACCCGCTCGACGACATCCAGAGCGGTCGCGGCATCGTGCACAACGCGCTCCTGCTCGACGGCGTGGAGCGCACCGTCGTCCGAGGTCCCTTCCGGCCCTCGCCACGCTCGATCGTGCACGGCGAGTGGAGCCTGGCACCCAAACCACCGTGGTTCGTGGACAACCGCACCGCGACCACCACCGGTCGGCGCCTGACCCGGTTCGCCGCTCACCCCCGGTGGCGCGGCCTGCCGGCGATCTTCGCCTCCGCCCTGCGCGGCTGA
- a CDS encoding GMC family oxidoreductase, with protein MTDMATYDYIVVGSGSAGSVVAGRLSENPDNRVLLIEAGPRKTGMEVKVPAAFAKQFKTDLDWAVMTEPEPGLDDRVLYHPRARYLGGCSGMNAMMYVRGSRHDYDDWAKGGAVGWSYDEVLPLFKVSERNSRGASQYHGAVGPLYIEDQRDRNPLSDRIVAGMVETGMPRNDDCNGADQLGAGNHQSTLRRGQRWTTADGYVRPALKRANFTLLSDAQVHRVSVEGGRAVGVEVEVEGRLRTIRADREVILSAGAFNTPQLLMLSGIGPADHLAEHGIATLLDNPNVGAHLMDHPFYTANFETSAKGTLAEAESPIQLVKYLAARKGLLTSPIAEVTGFLRTRPDEETPDIQLVGGPAYFWDNGFSTHDKAAYVIAASLIGSKSRGSVRLRSADPKAQVAARFNYMSDPAEMDSMVAAIERIRAVADSAALKPLTTRHLHPPASVRTRAELEADIRRNIVHTYHPSCTARMGSEADGVVDHELRVHGVSGLRVADASVFPTVTHGNTHAPSVLVGEKAAAMIAAAR; from the coding sequence ATGACTGACATGGCGACGTACGACTACATCGTGGTGGGCTCGGGGTCCGCGGGCTCCGTGGTGGCCGGCCGGCTCTCGGAGAACCCCGACAACAGGGTGCTCCTCATCGAGGCCGGCCCGCGCAAGACGGGGATGGAGGTGAAGGTGCCCGCCGCCTTCGCCAAGCAGTTCAAGACCGACCTGGACTGGGCCGTGATGACGGAGCCGGAGCCCGGCCTCGACGATCGCGTCCTCTACCACCCGCGCGCCCGCTACCTCGGCGGGTGCAGCGGCATGAACGCGATGATGTACGTCCGCGGCAGCCGTCACGACTACGACGACTGGGCCAAGGGCGGCGCGGTCGGCTGGTCGTACGACGAGGTGCTGCCGCTCTTCAAGGTCTCCGAGCGCAACTCGCGTGGCGCCAGCCAGTACCACGGCGCCGTCGGCCCGCTCTACATCGAGGACCAGCGCGATCGGAACCCGCTCTCGGACCGGATCGTCGCGGGCATGGTCGAGACCGGCATGCCCCGCAACGACGACTGCAACGGCGCCGACCAGCTCGGCGCGGGCAACCACCAGTCGACGCTGCGCCGGGGTCAGCGGTGGACGACCGCCGACGGCTACGTGCGGCCCGCGCTCAAGCGTGCCAACTTCACCCTGCTCTCCGACGCCCAGGTGCACCGGGTCTCGGTCGAGGGCGGCCGGGCCGTCGGCGTCGAGGTGGAGGTCGAGGGGAGGCTGCGGACGATCCGCGCCGACCGCGAGGTGATCCTGTCCGCCGGCGCCTTCAACACTCCGCAGCTGCTGATGCTCTCGGGGATCGGTCCGGCCGACCACCTCGCCGAGCACGGCATCGCCACGCTGCTGGACAACCCGAACGTCGGCGCCCACCTGATGGACCACCCGTTCTACACCGCGAACTTCGAGACCAGCGCGAAGGGCACGCTGGCCGAGGCGGAGTCCCCGATCCAGCTCGTGAAGTACCTCGCCGCGCGCAAGGGACTGCTGACCTCGCCGATCGCGGAGGTCACCGGCTTCCTCCGCACCCGACCCGACGAGGAGACGCCCGACATCCAGCTGGTCGGCGGGCCCGCGTACTTCTGGGACAACGGCTTCTCCACCCACGACAAGGCCGCCTACGTGATCGCCGCATCGCTGATCGGCTCGAAGAGCCGTGGGTCGGTCCGGCTGCGCAGCGCGGACCCGAAGGCCCAGGTCGCGGCGCGGTTCAACTACATGTCCGACCCGGCCGAGATGGACTCGATGGTCGCCGCGATCGAGCGGATCCGGGCGGTCGCCGACTCCGCTGCGCTCAAGCCGCTCACCACCCGCCACCTGCACCCGCCGGCCAGCGTCCGGACGCGGGCCGAGCTCGAGGCGGACATCCGGCGCAACATCGTGCACACCTACCACCCCTCGTGCACGGCCCGGATGGGCTCGGAGGCCGACGGCGTGGTCGACCACGAGCTGCGCGTCCACGGTGTGAGCGGGCTGCGCGTCGCGGACGCCTCGGTGTTCCCGACCGTCACGCACGGCAACACGCACGCGCCCAGCGTGCTGGTCGGCGAGAAGGCCGCCGCCATGATCGCTGCGGCCCGATGA
- a CDS encoding PucR family transcriptional regulator, which yields MGGAGGDIDRISRDLGHQVAHWQTAAVLWLDDNDDPTTTSSALSDLTAAFARALDAPPPLTLVAGSRELWLWAATARRPDPGRIEDVATVLAEAGAHLAVGMPARGLAGFRSSHLEARAVERLGLAARRSPALLSYPDVELLCLVADAPELVHRMVGRELGDLASPDRNVALVRETVLAHLEGGLNVEATAERMFVHKNTIRYRLARAEELLGHPLAERVALLELALRHVVLHGLPEESSTQA from the coding sequence TTGGGCGGCGCCGGCGGAGACATCGACCGGATCTCGCGGGACCTGGGGCACCAGGTCGCCCACTGGCAGACGGCCGCGGTGCTGTGGCTCGACGACAACGACGACCCGACGACGACGAGCAGCGCCCTGAGTGACCTGACGGCAGCGTTCGCCCGCGCGCTCGACGCTCCGCCACCGCTCACCCTGGTCGCGGGAAGTCGCGAGCTCTGGCTCTGGGCAGCCACCGCACGCAGGCCGGATCCCGGACGGATCGAGGACGTCGCCACCGTCCTGGCGGAGGCGGGCGCCCATCTGGCCGTCGGGATGCCGGCCCGCGGACTGGCGGGCTTCCGGTCCAGTCATCTGGAGGCCCGCGCGGTGGAGCGGTTGGGCCTCGCGGCACGTCGATCACCCGCTCTGCTGTCCTACCCCGACGTCGAGCTCCTCTGCCTGGTCGCCGATGCGCCGGAGCTGGTGCACCGGATGGTCGGGCGGGAGCTCGGCGACCTCGCCTCACCCGACCGCAACGTCGCCCTGGTGCGGGAGACGGTGCTGGCCCACCTGGAGGGTGGCCTGAACGTGGAGGCCACGGCGGAGCGGATGTTCGTGCACAAGAACACCATCCGCTACCGCCTGGCGCGGGCCGAGGAGCTCCTGGGCCACCCGCTCGCCGAGCGGGTGGCCCTCCTCGAGCTCGCCCTGCGTCACGTCGTCCTGCACGGGCTGCCCGAGGAGTCCTCCACGCAGGCCTGA
- a CDS encoding long-chain-fatty-acid--CoA ligase, translating to MNANLYGLLAASAAAHPAKVALRSSTGSLSYAELDELTGRVAADLRGQGVGPGDRVAIMLPNVAAFAVLYYGVLRAGAVVVPMNPLLREREIEHYLRDPEVSVVYALADLRDVVAPVAERLGTVLHPVVPGEFEAGLSEAAGDETAADRDATDTAVILYTSGTTGRPKGAQLTHGNIGRNVEIGTGMFEMTDADVAIGALPLFHAFGQVCALNSAIARGAELVLIGRFDPAQVLAAMAEHRATMFLGVPTMYGALLHDPSAASTDTSSLRVCVSGGASLPVEILHAFEREFGCTLLEGYGLSETSPMASFNRREHRKPGSIGLPIPGVEMRLVGADGAEVGPGEIGEILIRGHNVMKGYWRMPEETAEAISADGWFRTGDLARRDDEGFYFVVDRLKELVIRGGYNVYPREIEEVLYEHPAVREAAVIGIAHPDLGEEVGAAIALVGPDAATVDELRAFVRDRVAPYKYPRHVWIVDELPKGATNKILKREIAVPEVASQG from the coding sequence ATGAACGCGAATCTCTACGGTCTCCTCGCAGCCTCGGCCGCCGCCCACCCCGCCAAGGTCGCACTCCGGTCGAGCACCGGATCACTGTCCTACGCCGAGCTCGACGAGCTCACCGGCAGGGTCGCCGCGGACCTCCGCGGCCAGGGCGTCGGGCCCGGTGACCGGGTGGCGATCATGTTGCCGAACGTCGCGGCGTTCGCCGTCCTCTACTACGGCGTCCTGCGCGCCGGCGCGGTGGTGGTGCCGATGAACCCGCTGCTGCGTGAGCGCGAGATCGAGCACTACCTGCGCGACCCCGAGGTGTCCGTGGTCTACGCGCTGGCCGACCTCCGCGACGTCGTCGCGCCGGTGGCCGAGCGCCTGGGCACGGTGCTGCACCCGGTGGTGCCCGGTGAGTTCGAGGCAGGCCTGAGCGAGGCCGCCGGAGACGAGACCGCCGCCGACCGGGATGCCACGGACACCGCCGTGATCCTCTACACGTCCGGGACCACCGGCCGGCCCAAGGGCGCCCAGCTCACGCACGGCAACATCGGTCGCAACGTGGAGATCGGCACCGGGATGTTCGAGATGACCGACGCCGACGTCGCGATCGGTGCGCTGCCGCTCTTCCATGCGTTCGGGCAGGTGTGCGCCCTGAACTCCGCCATCGCTCGCGGAGCCGAGCTCGTCCTCATCGGTCGCTTCGACCCGGCGCAGGTGCTCGCGGCGATGGCCGAGCACCGCGCCACGATGTTCCTCGGAGTTCCGACGATGTACGGCGCGCTCCTCCACGACCCGAGCGCGGCCTCCACCGACACCTCCTCGCTCCGTGTCTGCGTCTCCGGAGGCGCGTCGTTGCCGGTCGAGATCCTGCACGCGTTCGAGCGCGAGTTCGGGTGCACCCTGCTGGAGGGGTACGGGCTCTCCGAGACCTCTCCGATGGCGTCCTTCAACCGGCGCGAGCACCGCAAGCCGGGCTCGATCGGCCTGCCCATCCCCGGCGTCGAGATGCGCCTGGTGGGCGCCGACGGTGCCGAGGTCGGGCCCGGCGAGATCGGCGAGATCCTGATCCGGGGGCACAACGTCATGAAGGGCTACTGGCGGATGCCCGAGGAGACCGCCGAGGCGATCAGCGCCGACGGCTGGTTCCGGACCGGCGACCTGGCCCGCCGCGACGACGAGGGGTTCTACTTCGTCGTCGACCGTCTGAAGGAGCTGGTGATCCGCGGCGGCTACAACGTCTATCCCCGCGAGATCGAGGAGGTGCTCTACGAGCACCCGGCGGTCCGCGAGGCCGCGGTGATCGGCATCGCCCACCCCGATCTCGGCGAGGAGGTCGGGGCGGCCATCGCTCTCGTCGGCCCGGACGCCGCGACGGTGGACGAGCTCCGGGCCTTCGTGCGCGATCGGGTGGCGCCATACAAGTACCCCCGCCACGTCTGGATCGTCGACGAGCTTCCCAAGGGTGCGACCAACAAGATCCTGAAGCGGGAGATCGCCGTCCCGGAGGTCGCCTCCCAGGGCTGA
- a CDS encoding AMP-binding protein, which translates to MSQYVQAFEALGAGTGVATALLAPNRPEVLFILGAGQTQGFQRTALHPLGSADDHAYVINDAGITALIVDPYFTDRAVELLDKCPGLKQVLTIGPVPDALAACGTDLVAAAATYRPQALAARVLPPDHIVSITYTGGTTGRPKGVVGTARAMNTMTHIQLAEWEWPEAPRFLMCTPLSHAGAAFFVPVVIKGGTLFVTARFDPAEVLRVVEEERITSLMLVPSMLYALMDHPDSRTRDLSSLETVYYGASAINPVRLKEAIERFGPIFAQYYGQSEAPMAIAYFPTSDHVDADGRPVEHRLSSCGRPAAFLRTALLGEDGRPVEPGEPGEICVAGPLLAGGYWQLPTRRRARSGTDGCTPATWLARTRTASGTSWTGPRT; encoded by the coding sequence ATCAGCCAGTACGTCCAGGCTTTCGAGGCGCTCGGGGCCGGCACCGGAGTCGCCACCGCGCTGCTGGCGCCCAACCGACCCGAGGTGCTCTTCATCCTCGGTGCCGGCCAGACCCAGGGCTTCCAGCGCACCGCGCTGCACCCGCTCGGCTCGGCCGACGACCACGCCTACGTGATCAACGATGCGGGCATCACGGCCCTGATCGTCGACCCGTACTTCACCGACCGGGCCGTGGAGCTCCTGGACAAGTGTCCCGGGTTGAAGCAGGTGCTGACCATCGGCCCGGTCCCCGACGCCCTCGCCGCCTGCGGCACGGACCTGGTGGCGGCCGCCGCCACCTACCGGCCGCAGGCGCTCGCCGCCCGCGTGCTGCCACCCGACCACATCGTGTCGATCACCTACACCGGAGGCACGACGGGGCGGCCCAAGGGGGTGGTCGGCACCGCGCGTGCGATGAACACGATGACCCACATCCAGCTGGCCGAGTGGGAGTGGCCCGAGGCGCCCCGGTTCCTGATGTGCACCCCGCTGTCCCATGCCGGTGCGGCGTTCTTCGTGCCCGTCGTGATCAAGGGAGGCACGCTGTTCGTCACCGCTCGCTTCGATCCCGCCGAGGTCCTCCGCGTGGTCGAGGAGGAGCGGATCACCTCGCTGATGCTGGTGCCGTCGATGCTCTACGCGCTGATGGACCACCCGGACTCGCGCACGCGTGACCTCTCCTCCCTGGAGACGGTCTACTACGGGGCGTCGGCGATCAATCCGGTGCGCCTCAAGGAGGCCATCGAGCGGTTCGGGCCGATCTTCGCGCAGTACTACGGTCAGTCCGAGGCGCCGATGGCGATCGCCTACTTCCCGACGTCCGACCACGTCGATGCCGACGGCCGCCCCGTCGAGCACCGCCTCAGCTCCTGTGGCCGGCCCGCGGCCTTCCTCCGCACCGCGCTGCTCGGCGAGGACGGCCGGCCGGTCGAGCCCGGCGAGCCCGGCGAGATCTGCGTCGCCGGGCCGCTGCTGGCCGGGGGGTACTGGCAGCTCCCGACGAGACGGCGAGCACGTTCCGGGACGGATGGATGCACACCGGCGACGTGGCTCGCGAGGACGAGGACGGCTTCTGGTACATCGTGGACCGGACCAAGGACATGA